In the Myxococcus fulvus genome, one interval contains:
- a CDS encoding NYN domain-containing protein, translated as MLTGRPSAASYVLIDAENIDWAVSNVVGRKPESQDRVQFDRLVAFCETYFPAPVRCVVVLNARGEQLPDVMIGFIRALKSAGCEVALLYGRPDQKVVDLGILKLLETIRTQRPKAAVGLASHDGGDFAEALKPMLEEKRQVAVLGLREYVSQRFRDLVPAGLKIVDLELNAKVFQRPLPRLLPVNVDEFDPMLFV; from the coding sequence ATGCTCACCGGACGTCCTTCCGCCGCTTCCTACGTGCTCATCGATGCGGAGAACATCGACTGGGCCGTCTCCAACGTCGTCGGCCGTAAACCCGAGTCGCAGGACCGCGTGCAGTTCGACCGTCTGGTCGCCTTCTGCGAGACGTACTTCCCCGCGCCCGTGCGCTGCGTGGTGGTGCTCAATGCGCGCGGCGAGCAGCTGCCCGACGTGATGATTGGCTTCATCCGCGCGCTGAAGTCCGCGGGCTGCGAGGTGGCGCTGCTCTACGGACGGCCGGACCAGAAGGTGGTGGACCTGGGCATCCTCAAGCTGCTGGAGACCATCCGCACCCAGCGGCCCAAGGCGGCCGTGGGACTTGCCAGCCACGACGGCGGTGACTTCGCCGAGGCCCTCAAGCCCATGCTCGAGGAGAAGCGCCAGGTGGCCGTGCTCGGCCTGCGCGAGTACGTCAGCCAGCGCTTCCGCGATTTGGTCCCCGCAGGCCTGAAGATTGTCGACCTGGAGCTCAACGCGAAGGTGTTCCAGCGCCCGCTGCCCCGGCTGCTGCCGGTCAACGTGGACGAGTTCGACCCGATGCTGTTCGTCTAG
- a CDS encoding ATP-binding protein translates to MSGYQGSVPPEGSRRESVLQRRLSLGEMLDLPSFAEVVKSFSELYRVGIKVLDARGTKLADVKVGHGDFCAYVFSFPDGRSRCTATVARVKDGPVVPLNGARVAQGDGAEEAGLIALPCFTGLRYLVMPVRWEGDFLGRVILGPFTPEELGDFPDTLTDIPALELTRAQELVSKVRRAPERTVVQVLTHFGQVLAALVASGHRTYLTTQLHIEAMLETHRELEAQNSRLAQVNTRLKELDRLKSTFLGTVSHELRTPLASIIGYSEMLAEGLAGVLNPEQLLYVRTIVEKGESLLNLISSILDLSQIEAGKLRLSVGPVDLASVIQTAVSSVLPQAQRKGVELEVRLPPLPRPRLAGDADKLRQVLVNLLANALKFTSSGGRVSVVMSEAGVQDVLGLTGYRVCVEDTGVGIREDQFERIFQSFYQVDGSSTREHGGAGLGLAIVKSLVEGHGGKVFVESEFGRGSRFTVVLPMQPPIPEHGLLAAPAPVPELPPGPDRF, encoded by the coding sequence ATGAGCGGCTATCAGGGCAGCGTGCCCCCGGAGGGCTCGCGCCGCGAGTCCGTCCTCCAGCGCCGGCTGTCCCTGGGCGAGATGCTGGACCTTCCGTCGTTCGCGGAGGTGGTGAAGAGCTTCAGCGAGCTGTACCGCGTGGGCATCAAGGTGCTCGACGCGCGCGGCACCAAGCTGGCCGACGTGAAGGTGGGCCACGGCGACTTCTGCGCGTACGTCTTCTCCTTCCCGGACGGCCGCTCGCGATGCACCGCCACCGTGGCGCGCGTGAAGGACGGCCCCGTCGTCCCGCTCAACGGCGCGCGCGTGGCCCAGGGCGACGGCGCGGAGGAGGCGGGCCTCATCGCGCTGCCGTGCTTCACCGGCCTGCGCTACCTGGTGATGCCGGTGCGCTGGGAGGGCGACTTCCTGGGCCGCGTCATCCTGGGGCCCTTCACCCCCGAGGAGCTGGGCGACTTCCCGGACACGCTCACGGACATCCCCGCGCTGGAGCTCACGCGCGCGCAGGAGCTGGTGTCCAAGGTGCGCCGCGCGCCCGAGCGCACCGTGGTGCAGGTGCTGACGCACTTCGGCCAGGTGCTCGCCGCGCTCGTCGCCAGCGGCCACCGCACGTACCTGACGACGCAGCTGCACATCGAGGCGATGCTGGAGACGCACCGCGAGCTGGAGGCGCAGAACTCGCGCCTGGCGCAGGTGAACACGCGCCTCAAGGAGCTGGACCGGCTCAAGTCCACCTTCCTGGGCACGGTGAGCCACGAGCTGCGCACGCCCCTGGCGTCCATCATCGGCTACTCGGAGATGCTCGCCGAGGGCCTTGCGGGCGTGCTCAACCCCGAGCAGCTGCTCTACGTGCGCACCATCGTCGAGAAGGGCGAGTCGCTGCTCAACCTCATCTCGTCCATCCTCGACTTGAGCCAGATTGAAGCCGGCAAGCTGCGGCTGTCCGTGGGGCCGGTGGACCTGGCCAGCGTCATCCAGACGGCGGTCTCCAGCGTGCTGCCCCAGGCGCAGAGAAAGGGCGTGGAGCTGGAGGTGCGCCTGCCGCCCCTGCCCAGGCCCCGGCTGGCGGGCGACGCGGACAAGCTGCGCCAGGTGCTGGTGAACCTGCTCGCCAACGCGCTGAAGTTCACCTCGTCCGGAGGGCGGGTGTCGGTGGTGATGTCGGAGGCGGGCGTCCAGGACGTGCTGGGCCTCACCGGCTACCGCGTCTGCGTGGAGGACACCGGCGTGGGCATCCGCGAGGACCAGTTCGAGCGCATCTTCCAGAGCTTCTACCAGGTGGACGGCAGCTCCACGCGCGAGCATGGCGGCGCGGGGCTGGGCCTGGCCATCGTGAAGAGCCTGGTGGAGGGCCACGGCGGCAAGGTGTTCGTGGAGAGCGAGTTCGGACGTGGCTCGCGCTTCACGGTGGTGCTGCCCATGCAGCCGCCCATCCCCGAGCACGGCCTGCTGGCCGCCCCCGCGCCCGTGCCCGAGCTGCCCCCGGGGCCCGACCGCTTCTGA
- a CDS encoding GTP-binding protein: MQLNHAQRELTLKIVYYGPGLSGKTTNLRQLHARAYPEVRGRLLTVDTHDDRTLFFDLLPVFFSTSSGFKVKVKLFTVPGQVIHNATRRIVLQGADAVVFIADSRHSATAENNAYWRNLQDNMKENGLDPEQVPVVIQFNKRDLPDARTDAELEEARKRGGEAVVGAVALKGEGVLETFHAVAQAAYRRLDARAHLARNVGLTELEFLSQVFGRMDLSGTALAGRYAAVTRDEQVGGGR; the protein is encoded by the coding sequence TTGCAACTGAACCACGCCCAGCGCGAGCTGACGCTCAAGATCGTCTACTACGGTCCCGGACTCAGCGGGAAGACGACGAACCTGCGTCAGCTCCACGCCCGCGCGTACCCGGAGGTCCGGGGTCGGTTGCTGACGGTGGACACGCACGACGACCGGACGCTGTTCTTCGATCTGCTGCCTGTCTTCTTCTCCACGTCCTCGGGCTTCAAGGTGAAGGTGAAGCTCTTCACGGTGCCCGGGCAGGTCATCCACAACGCCACCCGGCGCATCGTGCTGCAGGGGGCCGACGCGGTGGTGTTCATCGCGGACAGCCGGCACAGCGCGACGGCGGAGAACAACGCCTACTGGCGCAACCTGCAGGACAACATGAAGGAGAACGGGCTGGACCCCGAGCAGGTGCCCGTCGTCATCCAGTTCAACAAGCGGGATTTGCCCGACGCGCGCACGGACGCGGAGCTGGAGGAGGCGCGCAAGCGCGGCGGGGAGGCCGTGGTGGGCGCGGTGGCCCTCAAGGGCGAGGGCGTGCTGGAGACCTTCCACGCCGTGGCGCAGGCGGCCTACCGGCGGCTGGACGCGCGCGCGCACCTGGCGCGCAACGTGGGCCTCACCGAGCTGGAGTTCCTCTCCCAGGTCTTCGGCCGCATGGACCTGTCGGGCACCGCGCTGGCCGGGCGCTACGCCGCCGTCACCCGCGACGAGCAGGTGGGGGGCGGGCGATGA
- a CDS encoding GNAT family N-acetyltransferase: MTMKQVDPGVEMAPAPVLDVVGLPNDLMAAVKFTLPTDEDMTAVAALRASSEPWKSRGETQEDSLKALTQLKPFIHVARLQSQIVGYVTVERDGPVPGAAYLRNIVVKPELRKKGLGMVVLEQALTAARDMYRKTIALRVDPSNAPAVGFYRKAGFTTVATVVSKKSGKLRLLMSREL, encoded by the coding sequence ATGACGATGAAGCAGGTGGACCCGGGCGTGGAGATGGCCCCAGCCCCGGTGCTGGATGTGGTGGGCCTCCCCAACGACCTGATGGCGGCGGTGAAGTTCACCCTGCCCACCGACGAGGACATGACGGCGGTGGCGGCCCTGCGCGCCAGCTCCGAGCCCTGGAAGAGCCGGGGTGAGACGCAGGAGGACAGCCTCAAGGCCCTGACCCAGCTCAAGCCCTTCATCCACGTGGCCCGGCTGCAGAGCCAGATCGTCGGCTACGTCACGGTGGAGCGCGACGGCCCGGTGCCCGGCGCCGCCTACCTGCGCAACATCGTGGTGAAGCCGGAGCTGCGCAAGAAGGGTCTGGGGATGGTGGTGCTGGAGCAGGCGCTCACGGCCGCTCGGGACATGTACCGCAAGACCATTGCCCTGCGCGTGGACCCGTCCAACGCGCCCGCGGTGGGCTTCTACCGCAAGGCGGGCTTCACCACCGTGGCGACGGTGGTGTCCAAGAAGTCCGGCAAGCTGCGGCTCCTGATGTCGCGCGAGCTGTAG
- a CDS encoding type IV pilus twitching motility protein PilT, whose translation MRPLAELLRHLSRPGVTELTLATGRPPMIRGSSGYEPVDPAAVTTEDVVRALQAMVGVARASTVSDSPSQWSVNANGLGALSIAAQRRGDLMHLRLSRAAEAGATAAAPTASTAATAAAPATARAPTAAGPASQGAAGYGAQGASAGYGTQGAGQATSAAAGYGAQAAARNVATGGYGAQATSPGASAGYGTQGAGQATSPGASAGYGAQPASAGYGAQDAGQTSSPSASAGYGAQGAAAQNTATGYAPSQGGYSGAGTQEAARNLAASRLTGGARDLAVVLEQGRSVRASDVHVVAERPVLFRLAGDLVPQGGVLDAARVEGMLLPVVPERLRAVLERDGSCDFSLDSPEMGRFRVNVSRHRTGLKGTFRVIARDIPTLESLGLPQDIAKATHHHQGLIVITGPSGHGKTSTLAALVDLINSHTSHHILTVEDPVEFVHPRKKALISQREVGGHTRTFASALKGSLREDPDVIVVGELRDTETVRMALAAAETGHLLISTMNTPSAAKTIDRLIDLFPPADQQQVRLSLSSGLRLIVSQRLMASADGKSMVAAAEVLPGSVALGNLIRDNKTYQIPSLQQRGKSLGIVRFEDSMADLVRAGKVKLEVAKGFVDNPDELEAVVTGRRPGTTVAAPETSQDSARLLSKMGSLMGRKGG comes from the coding sequence ATGAGACCCCTTGCTGAGCTGTTGCGCCATCTGTCGCGGCCTGGAGTGACGGAGCTGACCCTGGCCACGGGCCGACCGCCCATGATTCGGGGGAGCAGTGGCTATGAGCCGGTGGACCCGGCGGCGGTGACGACGGAGGACGTCGTGCGCGCGCTGCAGGCCATGGTGGGCGTGGCCCGCGCCTCCACCGTGTCGGACTCGCCATCGCAGTGGTCCGTCAACGCCAACGGGTTGGGCGCGCTGTCCATCGCCGCCCAGCGCCGCGGCGACCTCATGCACCTGAGGCTGTCGCGCGCGGCGGAGGCGGGCGCCACGGCGGCGGCTCCAACCGCATCGACGGCGGCGACCGCCGCGGCTCCGGCGACCGCGCGAGCTCCCACCGCGGCCGGGCCTGCCTCACAGGGCGCGGCCGGGTACGGCGCACAAGGCGCTTCGGCGGGCTACGGCACACAAGGCGCGGGGCAGGCGACGAGCGCCGCGGCCGGATACGGCGCACAGGCGGCCGCGAGGAACGTGGCCACCGGGGGCTACGGCGCGCAGGCCACGTCGCCGGGCGCTTCGGCCGGTTACGGCACGCAAGGCGCGGGACAGGCCACGTCGCCGGGCGCTTCAGCGGGTTACGGCGCGCAGCCCGCTTCGGCGGGATACGGCGCCCAGGACGCGGGACAGACCTCGTCACCGAGCGCCTCGGCGGGTTACGGCGCACAGGGCGCGGCGGCCCAGAACACCGCGACCGGGTATGCCCCCTCGCAGGGTGGGTATTCGGGCGCGGGCACGCAGGAGGCCGCGCGGAACCTCGCGGCGTCGCGTCTGACGGGTGGGGCTCGGGACCTGGCGGTGGTGCTGGAGCAGGGCCGGAGCGTGCGCGCCAGCGACGTGCACGTGGTGGCCGAGCGCCCCGTGCTCTTCCGCCTCGCCGGAGACCTCGTCCCCCAGGGAGGCGTGCTCGACGCGGCGCGCGTGGAGGGCATGCTGCTGCCCGTGGTGCCGGAGCGGCTGCGCGCCGTGCTGGAGCGCGACGGCAGCTGCGACTTCTCGCTCGACTCGCCGGAGATGGGGCGCTTCCGCGTCAACGTCTCGCGGCACCGCACGGGCCTCAAGGGCACCTTCCGCGTCATCGCCCGCGACATCCCCACGCTGGAGTCGCTCGGCCTGCCCCAGGACATCGCGAAGGCCACGCACCACCACCAGGGCCTCATCGTCATCACCGGCCCGTCGGGCCATGGCAAGACGAGCACCCTGGCCGCGCTGGTGGACCTCATCAACAGCCACACGTCCCACCACATCCTCACCGTGGAGGACCCGGTCGAGTTCGTGCACCCGCGCAAGAAGGCGCTCATCAGCCAGCGCGAGGTGGGCGGGCACACGCGCACCTTCGCCAGCGCGCTCAAGGGCAGCCTCCGCGAGGACCCGGACGTCATCGTCGTGGGCGAGCTGCGCGACACGGAGACGGTGCGCATGGCGCTGGCGGCCGCGGAGACGGGCCACCTGCTCATCAGCACCATGAACACGCCGAGCGCGGCGAAGACCATCGACCGGCTCATCGACCTGTTCCCTCCCGCGGACCAGCAGCAGGTGCGCCTGTCCCTGTCGAGCGGCCTGCGCCTCATCGTCAGCCAGCGGCTGATGGCGAGCGCGGACGGCAAGAGCATGGTGGCCGCGGCGGAGGTGCTGCCGGGCTCCGTCGCGCTGGGCAACCTCATCCGCGACAACAAGACGTACCAGATTCCCTCGCTGCAGCAGCGCGGCAAGAGCCTGGGCATCGTCCGCTTCGAGGACTCGATGGCGGACCTGGTGCGCGCGGGCAAGGTGAAGCTGGAGGTGGCCAAGGGCTTCGTGGACAACCCGGACGAGCTGGAGGCGGTGGTGACGGGACGCAGGCCGGGCACGACGGTGGCCGCGCCGGAGACGTCGCAGGACAGCGCGCGGCTGCTCAGCAAGATGGGCTCGCTGATGGGAAGGAAGGGGGGCTGA
- a CDS encoding type IV pilus twitching motility protein PilT, with product MSTPRIAQFFDILLEQKGSDLHLSVGYPPMGRIRGELTPLREAALTTQELEGLLFEIVNPAQKRQIVEELDLDFAYGYGTKARFRANYFYKQTGLGAVFRTIPSKVLTLDDLKTPEIVRKLAERRSGLVLVTGPTGSGKSTTLAGMVNHINQTRPAHILTIEDPVEFVHESAKAQVTHREVGPHASSFATAIRSAGREDPNVILIGELRTNETMKLALQLASFGVLVFATVHTNSAPATIDRIINSFPADEQAQVRGMLAESLAGIVAQQLIKTADGKGRVAALEILVGGAAIAAMIREGKVFQIASKMQAGQGQGMQTLDMHLERMVRDNVITPEAALEKAQDKENLAKVIQRLKPDWVLPESMKA from the coding sequence ATGAGCACGCCACGCATCGCCCAGTTCTTCGACATCCTGCTGGAGCAGAAGGGCAGCGACCTGCACCTGAGCGTCGGCTACCCCCCCATGGGCCGCATCCGCGGGGAGCTCACGCCCCTGCGCGAGGCGGCGCTGACGACGCAGGAGCTGGAGGGGCTGCTCTTCGAAATCGTCAACCCGGCGCAGAAGCGACAGATTGTCGAGGAGCTGGACCTCGACTTCGCCTACGGCTACGGGACGAAGGCGCGCTTTCGCGCGAACTACTTCTACAAGCAGACGGGCCTGGGCGCGGTGTTCCGCACCATTCCGAGCAAGGTGCTCACGCTCGACGACCTGAAGACGCCCGAAATCGTGCGCAAGCTGGCCGAGCGTCGCAGCGGCCTGGTGCTGGTGACGGGCCCCACGGGCAGCGGCAAGTCCACCACGCTCGCGGGCATGGTGAACCACATCAACCAGACGCGCCCGGCGCACATCCTCACCATCGAGGACCCGGTGGAGTTCGTCCACGAGTCCGCGAAGGCGCAGGTGACACACCGCGAGGTGGGCCCGCACGCGTCGAGCTTCGCCACGGCCATCCGCTCCGCGGGCCGCGAGGACCCCAACGTCATCCTCATCGGCGAGCTGCGCACCAACGAGACGATGAAGCTGGCGCTCCAGCTCGCGAGCTTCGGCGTGCTGGTGTTCGCCACGGTGCACACCAACAGCGCGCCGGCGACCATCGACCGCATCATCAACTCGTTCCCCGCGGACGAGCAGGCGCAGGTGCGCGGCATGCTCGCGGAGAGCCTGGCGGGCATCGTCGCCCAGCAGCTCATCAAGACGGCGGACGGCAAGGGCCGCGTGGCGGCGCTGGAAATCCTGGTGGGCGGCGCGGCCATCGCGGCGATGATTCGCGAGGGCAAGGTCTTCCAGATTGCGTCCAAGATGCAGGCCGGCCAGGGCCAGGGCATGCAGACGTTGGACATGCACCTGGAGCGCATGGTGCGCGACAACGTCATCACGCCCGAGGCGGCGCTGGAGAAGGCCCAGGACAAGGAGAACCTGGCCAAGGTCATCCAGCGGCTCAAGCCGGACTGGGTGCTGCCGGAGTCGATGAAGGCGTAG